The following are encoded together in the Vigna unguiculata cultivar IT97K-499-35 chromosome 2, ASM411807v1, whole genome shotgun sequence genome:
- the LOC114173138 gene encoding homologous-pairing protein 2 homolog produces MAPKSDSAEAIVLNFVNEQNRPVNTQNVADALQKFNLKKAAIQKALDNLADGGRISFKEYGKQKIYLARQDQFQIPNNEELNQMKEQNADTQKQLEDQKKAISEVEAEIKSLQSNLTLEQIFEREVNLRLEVQEMEEKLSKLRGGVTLVKPEERKAVEGMLSEMISHWRKRKRMFKDLWDTLTENSPKDPKEFKEELGIEYDEDVGVSLQSYNDLIQNGKKRPRGQ; encoded by the exons ATGGCACCAAAATCCGATAGCGCCGAAG CTATCGTGTTGAACTTCGTCAATGAG CAAAACAGGCCGGTGAATACGCAGAACGTGGCGGATGCGTTGCAGAAGTTCAACCTGAAGAAAGCGGCGATTCAGAAAGCGTTGGACAACCTCGCTGATGGGGGACGCATTTCGTTCAAGGAGTACGGTAAGCAGAAGATATATCTCGCGCggcaagatcagttccaaattcCCAACAATGAAGAACTTAACCAGATGAAGGAGCAGAATGCTGACACGCAAAAACAGCTAGAAGATCAGAAAAAGGCTATCAGTGAGGTTGAAGCAG AAATTAAGTCGTTGCAATCAAATTTGACACTGGAACAGATCTTTGAAAGAGAAGTGAACCTTAGATTGGAG GTTCAAGAAATGGAGGAGAAATTGAGCAAGTTACGTGGAGGTGTTACTCTGGTGAAGCCAGAAGAACGCAAGGCAGTTGAGGGTATGTTGTCAGAGATGATAAGTCACTGGAGAAAGCGTAAAAGAATGTTCAAGGATTTATGGGATACCCTCACTGAGAACTCACCTAAGGATCCCAAAGAATTTAAG GAGGAGCTTGGAATAGAATATGATGAAGATGTTGGGGTGAGTTTGCAGTCGTATAATGACCTTATTCAAAATGGTAAGAAGCGGCCTAGGGGGCAGTga
- the LOC114174333 gene encoding uncharacterized protein LOC114174333, with translation MGKKLDALLGRTFKATKFKAIANLAISRLAVLKNQRQARLRHARSDVLELLQLGHLERASLRVEHVIKDQNMLDVYDRIEGYCNLLIERIHLIEQERECPEELKEAASGLLYAASRCGDFPEIQEIRAVLTSRFGKEFAARSIELRNNCGVHPQMIQKLSTRMPSLESRMKVLKDIASENGIVLQLEETSVSVEAQSAVELQNQLGPEKEEENESILPSRGKNEELTDSFKGRKKYKDVADAAQAAFESAAYAAAAARAAVELSRSQSHDPDDHDSPGPQTRKVEDGQDNAKHQMEKEIFSETQGEDFNKDIDELKGSKDFISRNSTDKVLMGTNASVDAEIEGDPFKEEVVFDDSDDETDNNQNKNESSEKTSSGYGAGIDVNSGSRKLVLNTVSESKMQGVPQLDLHKRPISVRSR, from the exons ATGGGTAAGAAGCTTGATGCTCTCCTTGGTAGAACCTTCAAGGCTACAAAGTTCAAGGCTATTGCTAACCTTGCAATCTCACGTCTCGCTGTTCTCAAGAACCAGCGCCAGGCTCGCCTTAGACATGCACGTTCTGATGTACTTGAACTCCTCCAACTGGGTCACCTTGAACGTGCTTCACTTAGA GTTGAGCATGTGATCAAGGATCAGAACATGCTGGATGTGTATGACAGGATTGAAGGATACTGCAACCTCTTGATCGAAAGGATCCACCTCATTGAACAAGAAAG GGAATGTCCCGAGGAACTGAAAGAGGCAGCGTCGGGGTTGCTCTATGCAGCATCAAGGTGTGGAGATTTTCCGGAGATACAAGAGATTCGTGCCGTTTTGACCTCGCGCTTTGGCAAGGAGTTTGCTGCTCGTTCTATTGAGTTGAGGAACAACTGTGGCGTCCATCCTCag ATGATACAAAAGCTGTCAACAAGGATGCCAAGCCTGGAAAGCAGAATGAAGGTACTCAAAGACATTGCTTCTGAGAATGGTATTGTTCTGCAGCTTGAAGAAACTTCTGTTTCAGTTGAG GCACAATCCGCTGTAGAATTACAAAACCAGCTTGGACCTGAGAAGGAGGAAGAGAATGAGAGCATTTTGCCTAGTAGAGGGAAAAATGAGGAGTTAACTGATTCCTTTAAGGGCAGGAAAAAGTACAAGGACGTAGCTGATGCAGCACAGGCAGCATTCGAGTCAGCAGCAtatgctgctgctgctgcaaGAGCAGCAGTGGAACTCTCCCGATCTCAGTCACATGATCCTGATGATCATGATAGTCCAGGCCCTCAAACAAGAAAAGTGGAGGATGGACAGGATAATGCGAAACATCAGATGGAAAAGGAAATCTTCAGTGAAACTCAAGGAGAAGATTTTAACAAGGATATAGATGAGTTAAAAGGGTCAAAAGACTTTATAAGTAGAAATTCAACAGATAAGGTTTTGATGGGGACTAATGCCTCGGTGGATGCTGAAATTGAGGGTGATCCTTTCAAAGAGGAAGTAGTTTTTGATGATAGTGATGATGAAACTGATAACAATCAGAATAAAAATGAATCTTCCGAGAAGACATCTTCAGGTTATGGTGCTGGTATAGATGTCAATTCAGGTTCCAGGAAACTAGTATTAAATACAGTGTCAGAATCCAAGATGCAGGGTGTGCCTCAGTTGGATTTGCACAAGAGGCCAATTTCAGTGAGGTCTAGATGA